Proteins co-encoded in one Nicotiana sylvestris chromosome 7, ASM39365v2, whole genome shotgun sequence genomic window:
- the LOC104246940 gene encoding uncharacterized protein isoform X1, whose translation MAVNLRNHSLLITFLFLFHFLPWRQIHGLKSPFNPKDILPLLPRQVSWPILNSLHGAVDLLPAFVGAASIAENNTLEWKGACFYKNTAWLELHNKSQSQFGGGTLHIKVSNAHSWTCMDLYIFATPYHVTWDYYFLSREHTLEIKEWKSEAELEYVKYKGISIFLLQAGMLGTLSALWDFLPLFTNTGWGEKSNIGFLKKHMGASFEVRPQPWVTNLTTDDIHSGDFLAISKIKGTWGGFETMEKWATGAYAGHTAVCLRDAEGKLWVGESGHDNDQGEDVIAILPWDEWWEFELTKDNTNPHIALLPLHPDLRAKFNKTAAWEYAKSMAGKPYGYHNLIFSWIDTIDGNYPSPLDAHLIASVMTVFNQLKPAYASNLWNEALNKRLGTQNLSLPNILVEVEKRGSSFAELLIIPEQDDWVYSDGKSASCVAYIMEMYKEGGLFGELASSIQVTEFTIKDAYTLKFFENNSSRLPKWCNADDTVKLPFCQIRGKYRMELPGYNTMDPYPHMNERCPSMPPKYYRPQGC comes from the exons ATGGCTGTAAACTTGAGGAATCACAGCCTATTAATCACTTTCttgttcctttttcattttttgccaTGGCGGCAGATACATGGGTTAAAATCACCGTTTAATCCTAAGGATATTCTGCCACTGTTACCAAGACAGGTCTCATGGCCTATCCTCAACTCCCTTCACGGTGCTGTGGACTTATTGCCTGCTTTTGTTGGGGCTGCTTCAATCGCAGAAAACAATACACTAGAGTGGAAAGGTGCTTGCTTTTACAAGAATACTGCTTGGTTAGAGCTTCATAACAAGTCTCAAAGTCAATTTGGTGGAGGCACTCTTCATATCAAG GTCAGCAATGCACACAGTTGGACATGTATGGACCTTTACATCTTTGCAACTCCATATCATGTAACATGGGATTACTACTTTTTGTCTCGTGAACATACCCTTGAAATCAAAGAGTGGAAGTCTGAAGCTGAGTTAGAATAT GTCAAATATAAAGGGATCTCAATTTTCCTATTGCAAGCAGGAATGTTAGGAACCCTTTCAGCACTATGGGATTTTCTCCCTTTGTTCACGAATACTGGATGGGGTGAGAAGTCAAATATTGGGTTTCTAAAGAAACATATGGGTGCTTCATTTGAAGTACGTCCACAACCGTGGGTTACAAACCTTACTACTGATGACATTCATTCTGGAGATTTTCTTGCAATATCAAAGATTAAAGGTACCTGGGGTGGTTTTGAGACTATGGAGAAATGGGCAACAGGAGCCTATGCTGGCCATACCGCTGTTTGCTTGAGAGATGCTGAAGGGAAACTATGGGTTGGCGAATCTGGACATGACAATGATCAG GGAGAAGATGTGATTGCTATACTACCATGGGATGAATGGTGGGAATTTGAGCTGACAAAAGACAATACCAATCCACATATTGCATTGCTCCCATTGCACCCTGACCTCCGAGCCAAATTTAACAAAACTGCTGCTTGGGAATATGCAAAAAGCATGGCAGGAAAACCTTATGGTTACCATAACTTAATATTTAGCTGGATAGACACAATTGATGGAAATTACCCTTCTCCCTTGGATGCTCATCTG ATTGCTTCTGTCATGACTGTGTTTAACCAACTAAAGCCTGCATATGCTTCTAACTTGTGGAATGAAGCCTTAAACAAACGACTTGGAACTCAG AACCTTAGTCTTCCCAATATACTTGTTGAAGTTGAAAAGCGTGGATCCTCTTTTGCTGAATTGTTGATTATTCCAGAGCAGGATGATTGGGTTTATAGTGATGGAAAGTCAGCATCATGTGTTGCTTATATTATGGAAATGTATAAGGAAGGAGGACTATTTGGTGAACTTGCAAGCTCAATTCAGGTTACAGAGTTCACG ataaaagatgcttaTACTCTCAAGTTTTTTGAGAACAATTCAAGCCGGTTGCCAAAGTGGTGCAATGCCGATGACACTGTGAAGCTTCCTTTCTGTCAAATTCGTGGAAAGTATCGGATGGAATTACCCGGATACAATACTATGGATCCGTATCCCCATATGAACGAAAGATGTCCATCTATGCCTCCGAAATATTACAGACCTCAAGGTTGTTGA
- the LOC104246940 gene encoding uncharacterized protein isoform X2 codes for MAVNLRNHSLLITFLFLFHFLPWRQIHGLKSPFNPKDILPLLPRQVSWPILNSLHGAVDLLPAFVGAASIAENNTLEWKGACFYKNTAWLELHNKSQSQFGGGTLHIKVSNAHSWTCMDLYIFATPYHVTWDYYFLSREHTLEIKEWKSEAELEYVKYKGISIFLLQAGMLGTLSALWDFLPLFTNTGWGEKSNIGFLKKHMGASFEVRPQPWVTNLTTDDIHSGDFLAISKIKGTWGGFETMEKWATGAYAGHTAVCLRDAEGKLWVGESGHDNDQGEDVIAILPWDEWWEFELTKDNTNPHIALLPLHPDLRAKFNKTAAWEYAKSMAGKPYGYHNLIFSWIDTIDGNYPSPLDAHLIASVMTVFNQLKPAYASNLWNEALNKRLGTQSRMIGFIVMESQHHVLLILWKCIRKEDYLVNLQAQFRLQSSR; via the exons ATGGCTGTAAACTTGAGGAATCACAGCCTATTAATCACTTTCttgttcctttttcattttttgccaTGGCGGCAGATACATGGGTTAAAATCACCGTTTAATCCTAAGGATATTCTGCCACTGTTACCAAGACAGGTCTCATGGCCTATCCTCAACTCCCTTCACGGTGCTGTGGACTTATTGCCTGCTTTTGTTGGGGCTGCTTCAATCGCAGAAAACAATACACTAGAGTGGAAAGGTGCTTGCTTTTACAAGAATACTGCTTGGTTAGAGCTTCATAACAAGTCTCAAAGTCAATTTGGTGGAGGCACTCTTCATATCAAG GTCAGCAATGCACACAGTTGGACATGTATGGACCTTTACATCTTTGCAACTCCATATCATGTAACATGGGATTACTACTTTTTGTCTCGTGAACATACCCTTGAAATCAAAGAGTGGAAGTCTGAAGCTGAGTTAGAATAT GTCAAATATAAAGGGATCTCAATTTTCCTATTGCAAGCAGGAATGTTAGGAACCCTTTCAGCACTATGGGATTTTCTCCCTTTGTTCACGAATACTGGATGGGGTGAGAAGTCAAATATTGGGTTTCTAAAGAAACATATGGGTGCTTCATTTGAAGTACGTCCACAACCGTGGGTTACAAACCTTACTACTGATGACATTCATTCTGGAGATTTTCTTGCAATATCAAAGATTAAAGGTACCTGGGGTGGTTTTGAGACTATGGAGAAATGGGCAACAGGAGCCTATGCTGGCCATACCGCTGTTTGCTTGAGAGATGCTGAAGGGAAACTATGGGTTGGCGAATCTGGACATGACAATGATCAG GGAGAAGATGTGATTGCTATACTACCATGGGATGAATGGTGGGAATTTGAGCTGACAAAAGACAATACCAATCCACATATTGCATTGCTCCCATTGCACCCTGACCTCCGAGCCAAATTTAACAAAACTGCTGCTTGGGAATATGCAAAAAGCATGGCAGGAAAACCTTATGGTTACCATAACTTAATATTTAGCTGGATAGACACAATTGATGGAAATTACCCTTCTCCCTTGGATGCTCATCTG ATTGCTTCTGTCATGACTGTGTTTAACCAACTAAAGCCTGCATATGCTTCTAACTTGTGGAATGAAGCCTTAAACAAACGACTTGGAACTCAG AGCAGGATGATTGGGTTTATAGTGATGGAAAGTCAGCATCATGTGTTGCTTATATTATGGAAATGTATAAGGAAGGAGGACTATTTGGTGAACTTGCAAGCTCAATTCAGGTTACAGAGTTCACG ataa